In one Sporomusa sphaeroides DSM 2875 genomic region, the following are encoded:
- a CDS encoding IS110 family transposase, whose translation MSVTQNEKIRQLTESTMVVGVDIASESHWARAFDWRGIELTKAFHFENDAEGFVLLTSWIWDVAAKNSKDQVVIGAEPTGHYWFTLAEYLKDSDIKLVLVNPHHVKKSKELDDNHPSKSDLKDPKVIAKLVLEGRYCEPYIPEGVYADLRIAMNVRERIIREMVIAKNQIQRWLKIYFPEYRSVFVNFSQTGSMAILHEAPFPADLAALGPDGINTIWRRMKLRAVGKKRAQNLYAAAKKSIGCRDGMGAARTELKLLLEDYDAKAQQLAEIMSMIEALCEQIPAVAELMKIPGIGLVTVAGFFAEVGAVRRFDSPRQIQKLAGLAITQNSSGKFKGQTGISRRGRSRLRTVLFRAAIMLVGWHGSPEFRQLHQYYTTREKNPLKKKQSIIAMSCKLIRVFYAVSTKGCAYDPVRLLADIHRNQPQQAA comes from the coding sequence ATGAGTGTAACACAGAACGAAAAAATTCGTCAATTGACAGAAAGCACAATGGTGGTCGGTGTGGATATCGCCAGCGAGAGCCATTGGGCACGAGCGTTCGACTGGCGCGGGATTGAACTGACCAAAGCATTCCATTTTGAAAACGATGCGGAGGGCTTTGTGCTCCTGACCTCATGGATATGGGATGTAGCGGCGAAAAACAGCAAGGATCAGGTTGTCATCGGGGCAGAGCCAACGGGCCACTACTGGTTCACGCTGGCGGAATATCTAAAAGACAGCGACATCAAGTTGGTTTTGGTAAATCCGCACCATGTAAAGAAAAGCAAGGAATTGGATGACAACCACCCGAGCAAGAGCGACCTGAAAGACCCGAAGGTCATTGCCAAATTGGTACTGGAGGGGCGCTACTGCGAGCCATATATCCCAGAGGGCGTATACGCCGACCTACGGATAGCGATGAATGTCCGTGAGCGTATTATCAGGGAGATGGTGATAGCGAAGAATCAAATCCAGCGGTGGCTGAAAATTTATTTTCCCGAATATCGAAGTGTCTTTGTAAATTTCAGCCAAACTGGTAGTATGGCGATCCTGCATGAAGCCCCCTTTCCCGCCGACCTGGCTGCTTTAGGGCCGGACGGTATCAACACCATCTGGCGACGCATGAAACTGCGGGCGGTGGGAAAGAAGCGTGCCCAGAACCTGTATGCGGCGGCTAAAAAGAGCATCGGATGCAGGGACGGCATGGGAGCAGCCCGAACAGAATTGAAGCTACTACTGGAAGATTACGACGCCAAGGCCCAGCAGCTTGCGGAAATCATGTCCATGATAGAGGCATTGTGCGAACAAATACCTGCGGTAGCCGAGTTGATGAAAATCCCCGGTATTGGCCTCGTGACCGTGGCCGGGTTCTTCGCAGAGGTCGGCGCCGTCCGACGGTTCGATTCGCCAAGGCAGATTCAAAAGCTGGCCGGTCTTGCCATCACGCAGAACAGTTCCGGCAAATTCAAGGGACAAACAGGCATCAGCAGACGGGGACGCTCCCGGTTGCGAACGGTTTTGTTCCGGGCCGCCATTATGCTGGTTGGATGGCATGGCAGCCCAGAGTTCCGGCAACTGCATCAATACTATACAACCAGGGAAAAGAACCCGTTGAAGAAAAAACAATCCATTATTGCTATGAGTTGTAAGCTCATCCGAGTGTTTTACGCGGTCTCGACAAAAGGCTGCGCTTACGACCCCGTGAGACTGCTTGCGGATATTCATAGGAACCAGCCGCAGCAAGCGGCGTAA